From Rhopalosiphum padi isolate XX-2018 chromosome 2, ASM2088224v1, whole genome shotgun sequence:
CGCTCACTTAGAACACAGTCTGAGCGCGGAAACGCGCATTAAACTCGATCTGTTTTCAGCATTAGGCGAAGCTAAGAGACAgctagaaattaaaattagtaatattttgcatataattatattatagtttttgaataatatcataatatttatttatgtcctTAGATAAAATTTCGTCTCAAGAAAAAGAGATAGAAGAACTTAAGTCTAAAATGGCTCAGACAATGATTATGACGCCACCAAATAATTCATACCATATGGTAAACTCTGTTGGCGGATCGCCAACAATGAGGTTTGGTGGTAGTAATTCACCACAGTCTAGCCTTGATCCAAATGCCACTATATATACACCTAAGAAAAGTTCACACTTAGTCACTGAAgcttaattttatcataaaagtaAGTATTGTTCtgtacaaataaacaatataatattgtatgtccGTCCTAAAACACATTAGTTAATGAGCTAATGTGGCATATTTAGTAAACAATTGTTGTTGCAATGTAAAGAAACATTtccaaatttaaatacaaacaattagTGTTGTATCACaattgttattcattattatcaatTTCAATTTGATCCAAACACATTTAATAGTTTCTGAAacgcataatatatcatttacttaaaaaatttaatgaaaaattactttaaatttcaaTCTACAGTTCcttttgttgattttaattagtaataattgtatttaataatgtgccatattatttaataattcaatacaattttacatttgtttGGATCCAACGGAttcactgataataatataataaaaggtatGACGTAAATACCAATTACCTGTACTGCCTTTTGTACTTTGGTACACCATGTATACCTAAGATCTTTACTATTGTAAAATTTGATGATTTTAATCTTATCAATTCCACATCGAGCATAACAGTAATTAAAACCAATGTTCAATATcctttattatgttaaattgtatttctgTGATACtcattatattacctaatagCATTATTTGTAATGTTTTAGTGTTTGCATACAGAATTGCCGTGTTTTTCAAAAACTGACATCAGAAATTAATTCTCTTCTCTCTctcaatagataataattattatacacattaggTACCTCAGTAGTcagagaaatattaatttagagaCAATTTGTATTGATAGTAATATTCTTTATTAGAAtcagtatttatattgtttacaaacattttacaaatacttaaaatgattttaattaatcgtTCCCCCTCTCATGTATTATGAATTTGACTTATGTTCTCGcacttcataatttattaattatctattttgattttgtttccCTTCTCAGTTCTTTGACCAATGAGGTTTTCTActtcagtttatttattttgtttatttgatcTTCCAattcataatgtttttttttttcttttcatttcaTTTGTATCAGTATCAGTATCTTTGTGGTAATAGACACACAAACTCTAAGAAACTTAAAAGTCGAaatgaacaaattaatattaagacataatatgttaagtttAAACTTAGTTCTTTTTTAaccattatataaatttgtatatttttttttttttttgttcctaaTCAGAAAAAATCCTGAGGGTCATTAATATTAACCCCAAAGGAGATTTTCTTTGTTAACATTTATGATTGTAATGAAAAGATTGTGATAATTTATAGACGAAATAGCTCCGATTAAAAAGAATTAAAgtgtattaaatataggtacacatatatatataaaataaatatattattttttttttataaaattaagactTAATAATACGGTCatagattaaaaatacttttcattTCGCATGCGTacttaaaataactattcattgtttgttattatttttttaaatcgtttggtttttcattttcacttgtagtacaataataaaaattaatactttttcagagtatattactattttgaGTTGTTTATTCCAAAatcgtacacatatatatatataaaaaaaaaaataataataaataaaaaagatgatAATTACCtacaatcattaaaaattaatgcattTGTTTAATGGTACCATTATTTAGAATACATCTATGCACAAtatgaaacaataaattatcaaaatttaagatgcattatatattaatatattgtacaaattacAAGGATGTGAATAGAATTGAATATACTCAGTGCTTATATGTACATTTCAAATagcaaattgaataataaaaaaagaccaTTATCATGTTACGCTTAAAGTAATCttgacaaaaattattattaacatgtacAAAGTTTAAGGAACAGGTGCATCTACTTCAGGACTGCTAGCATCTGGTTCttcatcattataaatattttcagccATTTGCCATACctgtgataaaatattgttagtaaggttgtaattaaaattttactaattatagatatgaaataaaatatgatgaatatACATCATTTACCTGCATAATATTATCCTCAGAAACTGAACATATAACCCATGGCTCATTAGGATTCCAAGAAAAGTCAGATATTTTAGCAGTATGGCCACCATGAATgaactaaacaaatttaatacccaacaatttataaattaatttaattaaacaattattgtttaataagatTATTAGTTACCAAAAGTTCAGGAGGGCCATCATCAGCATCTTCAGGTGACTGTTCTTCACCTATTTTACTCAAATCCCAAACATGTAAACGTCTATCTGTACCACTGGACGCCAAGATAGTCTCATTATGTGGTGACCATTGTACTTGGAATATTTCATCCTTATGCGATTCAAAGGAATGCAACTTCAATTTTAGATTTCTTAAATCCCATAAGGCTACAGTCTAAggagaaattattaaaaaaaaaaaattaatgtatattatttagaattatagtCTTTAAAATTTAGCTCACTTTATCAGCACTTCCTGTAGCTAAAATGAATTCTGAATACGGATTAAATGATAAACAATTAACTTCAGCAGTGTGAGCATCAACAGTATGTGATGGTTTGCTTGTATTGTTGGCACGTGTATCCCAAATCATAAGTTTTTGATCATCAGCAACTGAACCAAATAATGATTCGTGTAATAAATGCCAAGCAAcatcctaaaaaataaaacaattaatatcaaATGCCATTTTAGAAGACAGTAATTTGTAAAGTACTTCAACAACAGCAGTATGTCCAGTAAATATAGTTTTAGCTTCAACAACTCTATGTTCTTTGGGAGTGGCATTAATATCCCAAAGACATATAGTATGATCGTCAGATGCACTTAATAAATATCCGTTTAAGTTAGGATTCCATGATAAACCATATCCTTCTT
This genomic window contains:
- the LOC132919227 gene encoding histone-binding protein RBBP4 translates to MGDKEGDTFDEAVEERVINEEYKIWKKNTPFLYDLVMTHALEWPSLTAQWLPDVTRPEGKEYSIHRLILGTHTSDEQNHLLIASVQLPNEDAQFDSSHYDGEKQEYGGFGSVSGKIEIEIKINHEGEVNRARYMPQNPCVIATKTPSSDVLVFDYTKHPSKPDPNGECQPDLRLRGHQKEGYGLSWNPNLNGYLLSASDDHTICLWDINATPKEHRVVEAKTIFTGHTAVVEDVAWHLLHESLFGSVADDQKLMIWDTRANNTSKPSHTVDAHTAEVNCLSFNPYSEFILATGSADKTVALWDLRNLKLKLHSFESHKDEIFQVQWSPHNETILASSGTDRRLHVWDLSKIGEEQSPEDADDGPPELLFIHGGHTAKISDFSWNPNEPWVICSVSEDNIMQVWQMAENIYNDEEPDASSPEVDAPVP